The proteins below come from a single Stigmatopora argus isolate UIUO_Sarg chromosome 11, RoL_Sarg_1.0, whole genome shotgun sequence genomic window:
- the LOC144084877 gene encoding uncharacterized protein LOC144084877 isoform X1, with protein MSLSRWWLCRRQQWCQMKVVCYPWRKELVKSEGVSCHDDWWGKRGPMSSLDWCRSPKGLDASGNGKAMQCPEWSLSRKSRSHLDACRTLQLDLKVPSLWCSQRRTLLDPFFLVYLAGSGTMMRWRRRTSWESTLCPLDSAMETDYNSHTTEMD; from the exons ATGAGCCTGTCAAGATGGTGGTTGTGTAGAAGGCAACAATGGTGTCAAATGAAG GTTGTTTGTTACCCCTGGAGGAAGGAGTTGGTGAAGAGTGAGGGTGTGTCATGTCACGATGATTGGTGGGGAAAGAGAGGCCCCATGTCCAG ccTGGATTGGTGTAGGAGCCCAAAAGGACTGGATGCAAGTGGTAATG GTAAAGCAATGCAGTGTCCAGAGTGGAGCCTCTCGCGGAAAAGCCGGTCTCATCTGGATGCTTGTCGGACTCTGCAGCTGGATCTCAAA GTGCCATCTTTGTGGTGCTCCCAGAGGAGGACATTGCTGGACCCTTTCTTCTTGGTCTACCTGGCTGGAAGTGGCACGATGATGCGATGGCGCCGACGGACGTCGTGGGAGTCGACACTTTGCCCCTTGGATTCCGCCATGGAGACAGACTACAATTCCCACACCACGGAGATGGATTAA
- the LOC144084877 gene encoding uncharacterized protein LOC144084877 isoform X2 codes for MSLSRWWLCRRQQWCQMKVVCYPWRKELVKSEGVSCHDDWWGKRGPMSRSPKGLDASGNGKAMQCPEWSLSRKSRSHLDACRTLQLDLKVPSLWCSQRRTLLDPFFLVYLAGSGTMMRWRRRTSWESTLCPLDSAMETDYNSHTTEMD; via the exons ATGAGCCTGTCAAGATGGTGGTTGTGTAGAAGGCAACAATGGTGTCAAATGAAG GTTGTTTGTTACCCCTGGAGGAAGGAGTTGGTGAAGAGTGAGGGTGTGTCATGTCACGATGATTGGTGGGGAAAGAGAGGCCCCATGTCCAG GAGCCCAAAAGGACTGGATGCAAGTGGTAATG GTAAAGCAATGCAGTGTCCAGAGTGGAGCCTCTCGCGGAAAAGCCGGTCTCATCTGGATGCTTGTCGGACTCTGCAGCTGGATCTCAAA GTGCCATCTTTGTGGTGCTCCCAGAGGAGGACATTGCTGGACCCTTTCTTCTTGGTCTACCTGGCTGGAAGTGGCACGATGATGCGATGGCGCCGACGGACGTCGTGGGAGTCGACACTTTGCCCCTTGGATTCCGCCATGGAGACAGACTACAATTCCCACACCACGGAGATGGATTAA